A window of Limnochordia bacterium genomic DNA:
GATCAATGCGCGCGAATTGCCTGATAACTTTTTCGATAGTTCCCAATACATATGATAATGTGCCTAACGTGCATAACCACTATTCCTTAACCTGGTTTTGCCATCTTAGTTGCGGAAGTGCTGAGCTCAAACATCCTTTGCTTTAGTAAGTCTCGAAACCCCTGTAAGATGGACTGATGGTCTTTGTCTTTATCATCCACTAAGTTTACCATCTGATAAGGATCGTTTTTGTTATCAAAGAGAAATTCTGCTCCATCAACGTACATGATAGCATAGGTATAGCGTTTGTCGCGCAGAGCTCGCCATTCGTAACCATCTTCCCACGCTGCAGTACAACCCATGCCTTGCATATAGGCTGCTTCAGGTTCAGGACCAGCTTCTCCCAAAATATAATGGCTCAGATCCATGCCCTCAACTGTATCAGGGACACTTAGACCCATAAGAGGTAGAAGCGTCGGCATGACATCCGGCGTGTTGAGACATACATCACTCACTTGACCTGGTACGTGATGTCCCGGATAACGCAAAAGAAACGGTACACGAATTGCTTCTTCGTAGAAAATGTTCTTTGCTCGTCGACCATGGGCACCAAACATTTCACCATGGTCCGAAGTGAAGACACAAATCGTATGATCACGTAACCCTAAGTCGTTCACGGCTTGAAGCAACCTACCGACATTCCAATCGAGGTTAGCTGTCATGGCATAGTAAACGCGTTGCCACTCATCCAACTGAGCGCGTTCAGCCGGATTGAGTCTAGCCCAAGGGTCGGCGTAAGGATCGTTCTCAGGTTTATAGTTAGGGGGAAAACCGAACTCTACATCCCGAAACATATCGTAGTATTGCGGAGGAACGTTTTCCTTATTCCAAGGATCATGCGGTGTTCCGTAGGACAAGAAAAGAGCGAATGGCTTGTCCGAATCTCTATGTCGTCTAAGTTGTTCGATGGCTAGATTGGTTTGCACATCGGGCTCATATCCTTCAACAGAAATGGGTGCGGGTGTATCGTGGTAGTATCTTGCCGTATAGTACTCATGCCAAAAGTTGTAGGCCGCCCAATAGCCATCAAATCCGAAACGATACAGGCCTGGAGGAGCAAATGCATTCTTTGGATCCCGATGGTTCCCCAATTCGTTTGCCCACAGATGCCACTTTCCGATATAAGCGGTATTGTATCCACCATCGCGCAAGACGTGGCCGAAGCACTTGTGGTTCGGATTTAGGCGAAGCTCATTGATGACCATCCCCGTGCTGCTGGAGTACTTTCCGGTAAATACGGAAGCTCGATACGGTGCGCAAACAGGACTTCCTGACACCGCATTACAGAAGTTGATACTCTCCCTGGCAAGACAATCAATGTTCGGTGTACGAGCACGTGCATTCCCTGCAAATCCACATGACGAAAATCGCAATTGATCAGCGAAAACATATATTAGGTTTGGGCTTTCCACACACTTATGATTCACTATGCCAATCCTTTCCTTGATGATATACAATCGATAGTGCAACGCGGTCCCAAGCTTAAGCACCATAGTTGGCATGAAAATAGTCAACTTCATGAATGCAGAGTCGCCTTCTGTGCAGTAATTTATTCCTTTCCATTATACCGCACTGATTGAAACGAATAACTACGTTCACCTTGCTCAGCTCCCTATTTAACAGAAATTGTGTCGACTAAACACCTGATATCGCAGTCCCCGTTACTCCATTCGAAGTTGCTCTCAACGTGATAACCTGGCTAGCAGTCCTCTGCAGTATGCTCGCACTCACAACTTGGTTCTGCATCGTACTCTAAGGACTCTCTTCCGTAACCACAGATAGGACAATAACCTTTTTCCAAGGCCTGTTTGCGTAGCTCCAATGGGCCATAGCAAACTCCATGTATGAAACCTTCCTTGAACCCGACTCTCCGCCCAAGGATGTAGCTGATCAGTATAGCAAAAAAGAGCAGTATAATCAGATATGTAGTGGCCATCTAGCTCAGCCTTTCTGGAGGAAAGTCCCCGGGTTGCCAGAGGTTGATCACTACCATAAGAAGCATTGCCCAGACCGTAACCATCCAGTCTGTATACACCCCAAGAATTAAGCAAAACCCACCAATAATCATGGCCTCGCCGAATCCTAATCGTTGAACCAGATTATCCCCCTGGTCAATATCCTGGTCTATGAGATCATCTAGGATCTGTACACAGGCAATCACGGCAAGGGAATTGAGTACCCGAACCCAGGGTAATAGCAGAAACTGAACAAGCATTAACACTAGGAATTCCTGGTACCCCACTAGATCCGTTGGTAGGCGATCCAATGGCGAAAATGCCATTCCCAAACAGTACGCGCTAAGAAACAAGGATACCGCGATGGAGGGTGCTCCCAGACTACCTAGAGCTAAGGCAACTAGGGCGTAAGGCAAGAGCCCTTCTTTTAGTACATGGTATATGTTTCCGTGCAGATCAAGGTCTTTGTCCAAATAGTCGTCCATCATCTTCACACTAACTCCAGTGGCCACGACCGCAGCCCCTACTCTAAAGAACTGACCTCCAATACTATGCATGTATGGCCACAAACCGTCTCACCTCGGCAAATCCTTGTTTTTTCAATGCAGATATGGGAATGATTGTCTGCCCTTGAAAGGTGGCTTTGATGCGTTCTAGCCCAAGGGCGGCACCATGCAAGTCCATTTTGTTGGCCAAAATCACATATCCTCTTTTTAGACGGGCATATTGGCACAGTTGTCGATCCACTTCGCCAATGGCCCCGTCGCTTCCATCAATGCCAACTGAGGATGCATCGATCATATGCAAGACTACCTGGGCATCACGAATTGCCGCAAGGGTTTGGGCCATAGCAGCTCTAACCTGAGGATTAGCATGAATGCCCTCAATCAACCCTGTACTATCTAGCAAAATCAGCTGTTTTTCGCTTTTCCCCTTACGTAGACGGATAGTAAAGGCTTGAAGGCAACGGGTCTGATGGGGACTAATACTAGTCAGTGAATCGATTGCTTCGTCTTTACGGTATATTTGTACGTGGGCACGACCTTCGGGATAGGTTGATACGATCTCTAGGTCATTAATACCAAGGTAATCAGCGAAATTGATCGCAAAGAGGGTTTTACCTACGTTCGCTTTTCCTAGGATAATGCATTGACTCATTGAGTCACCGCCTCGCCAAGATCCTCTACCGTAATCAGCATTAGATCCTCTCGGGTGATGCTTTCTTGTTTAACCAAGCGAACCGCCTGGCGTCTGATGGCTCCTTCAATCAGATTGCGAACCGCCCGGGCATTGCCGCTGGTCTGCTGCTTATTGATTTCCTCCGCAAAGGTCCAAAGCCGAGTTTTGGCGGAATCGCTCAGTATATACTCCCGCTCCTTTAGCATAAGTTGGGCAATCTCCATTAGTTCCGCAGGTGTATAGTCCGGAAACTGAATATGCAGCGGAAATCGGGAACGCAGTCCCGGATTGGTGCGCATAAACCGGTCCATTTCATCACGGTAGCCCGCTAGGATCAAGATCAACTCGGATTTGTGGTCCTCCATGGCTTTAACCAACGTATCTATGGCTTCTTTACCGAAATCCTTATCTCCCCCCCGTGCTAGAGAGTAGGCTTCATCTATAAACAAGATCCCACCCATGGCTTTTTTGACCTGCTCTCTGGTCCGTTGGGCAGTGTGTCCAATGTACTCCCCGACTAAATCAGCCCGTTCTACTTCCACTAGGTGCCCTTTAGATAATACATTCATCTCCCGAAACATCTTCCCCAGTATCCTGGCTACGGTAGTCTTTCCGGTCCCTGGGTTTCCCCTAAAAATCATATGCAAAACTAGGCTCTTACAGACCAAACCCTCTAGCTCGCGTCTTTGTTGGATCTCAATAAAGGCCTTGATCTCCCTAACTAGCACCTTTACTTGACTCAAGCCAATTAGCTGGTCTAGTTCATCCATGATCTCTGTTAAGGTCTCTTGTTTAGGTTCTTCCTTTATCTGTGGCACTACAATGGCCCGCTCCCACTGGGACAGGCGGGATAAAGCAGTGGTTGGTGTGAGAATACCTGCTTCAACCAAATCAAAGATCTGTCTTGGATCCGAAGGCTGGGTAATGCGTTCTTTCATCGGACTCTCTCCTAGGTATAAGCTAGATCCCCTACTTCTGATCAGTATACGCACAAGACGCCCTGGGTGTTACCGTTCCCCCGGCATAACTTACCACAAATTTCTGAAGGATTCATTATAGGTAAAATCGAAATAATTACGAAGTATTTGATTCAACAGTGAAATGTTGGTATTGAGGAGGGTTCCATCCTTGAGAAGAAGACTCCTATGCTTGTGTATCGGTGCCCTAGTTCTAACCGGTTGTCAGTTTGTGCAAAACCCCGGTGCAGTATCAGTTATTGGCCGCATCCAAGATGGGGTAGCGGGCACCGCTCTAAACGGATATCTAGTAATCCAAGACGGCCAGGGTCAATGGCTAACCGAGCAGTCCATCAGCGAAGGGTACTTTCGTGTTACAGGACTGACTCCGGGCATCTACAGGTTACGATTCATTGTCGACGGTTACCAAGAAAAGACTGTGGAGATTAGCTTGGAGCAAAATACTTATCTTGATCCTATACAACTTACCCCAACCACTCCATCGAAACCGGATCCATCATCTCCTTCCCTAACCATTGTACTAGATCCTGGCCATGGAGGAACAGATCCCGGAGCAGTGGCTTGGGACGGACCTCGTATGGTGCGAGAAAGCGATATTAATCTGGCGATTAGCGAAATCCTTGCTTCCCAGCTGCGTTCTGCAGGTCACCACGTGGTCATGACTAGAACCTCAACAAACAATATAGAAAGAACTCTTTCTGAACGGGCGGCGATGGCCGACTGGAACAAAGCAGACCTGTTTATCAGTATCCATGCCGATGCCAGCCCCACTAATCCATCGGCCCGGGGCAGTAATTCTTACGTTTACTGGGGAGCACCCCAAAGGACCACAAGGCTTGCCTATCTACTCCAAATACACCAGGAGCAGACCACCGGTCGCAGTCCCAACGCGCTAGGCCGAGTGATCCAACGGGGATTTACCGTCACCCATCAGTCCCGGCCAGCAGTGCTTGTGGAAACCGGCTTTATGACAAATACCCAGGAATTGACCCTTCTGCAAACCCATAGCTTTCAAGAGAAAATCGCCCAGGGCCTGTTCCAAGGGATCATAGCTTGGGCAAGGGAACAAGGGCTAATCTTCTAAGCCCTTGTCCTGGTTATCATTAGTAGTTCCCTTATTCACTTGGCGGTAAGAATCGCGGTAATCCGGACAAAAAGAGACCACCCCCGGTGCTGGAAAGTTGTCCTTGTTCGAACCTCGTACCAGGCTTATCCGATAGCGTGCAGTACCTGGTAAGATGGATTTTGCTAATAACAACGGGCCTAGAAGCGCTTATTCACTTTCCGATACCGGCGATAATCTCTTGGACAAAGGGCGGCAACGTGAAGGCCGCTTCGTGTATCGCCGGGGTATAGTAGCGGGTGGCGAAGGGCAACTCTTGTCGGATCGGTCTTGTGGGGTCATACACCTTTGAAGCGATGGAGAAGCTCCATAGTCCATTGGGATATGTGGGAACATTGCATAGATACAACTTCACAATGGGAAATACCCCGCGTAAAGCACCTTGCACCCGCCTGATCGCTTCGGGTTCGGTCCATGGCGATTCGGCCAGCGTCACCAAGATGCCATCGCTCTTCAACGCATTATGCACTGACCTATAGAACTCTTGAGAAAACAAACCCACAGCGGCCCCAACGGGATCAGTCGAGTCCACAATCACCACATCGTACTCTTCCTTAGCCTGGGCCATATGCTTAATCCCGTCCTCAATACGGACCTTTGCCCGAGGATCGTCTAGGCCACAGCTAATCTCAGGCAAGAACCGCTTACTCGCTTCCACCACTGCCCCGTCAATCTCGATTAGCCTGACCTGCTGCACCGATTCGTGTTTGAGTACCTCCCGTACGGTTCCTCCGTCCCCACCGCCAACTACGGCAACGCTCTGTGGGTTGGCATGGCTGTTCAAAGCCACATGGGAAATCATCTCATGATACACGAACTCATCAACCGTTGTAGTTTGTACAATACCATCTAATAACAACACCCGTCCAAACTGATAGGTATCCACCACGTCAATCTGCTGGAAGGGACTTTTCTCCCTGTAAATTGTCTCTTTCACCCTCAGGGACAATTTAAGGTCGGCAGTCTGCTTCTCAGTAAACCAA
This region includes:
- a CDS encoding sulfatase; the protein is MKLTIFMPTMVLKLGTALHYRLYIIKERIGIVNHKCVESPNLIYVFADQLRFSSCGFAGNARARTPNIDCLARESINFCNAVSGSPVCAPYRASVFTGKYSSSTGMVINELRLNPNHKCFGHVLRDGGYNTAYIGKWHLWANELGNHRDPKNAFAPPGLYRFGFDGYWAAYNFWHEYYTARYYHDTPAPISVEGYEPDVQTNLAIEQLRRHRDSDKPFALFLSYGTPHDPWNKENVPPQYYDMFRDVEFGFPPNYKPENDPYADPWARLNPAERAQLDEWQRVYYAMTANLDWNVGRLLQAVNDLGLRDHTICVFTSDHGEMFGAHGRRAKNIFYEEAIRVPFLLRYPGHHVPGQVSDVCLNTPDVMPTLLPLMGLSVPDTVEGMDLSHYILGEAGPEPEAAYMQGMGCTAAWEDGYEWRALRDKRYTYAIMYVDGAEFLFDNKNDPYQMVNLVDDKDKDHQSILQGFRDLLKQRMFELSTSATKMAKPG
- a CDS encoding 50S ribosome-binding GTPase, encoding MSQCIILGKANVGKTLFAINFADYLGINDLEIVSTYPEGRAHVQIYRKDEAIDSLTSISPHQTRCLQAFTIRLRKGKSEKQLILLDSTGLIEGIHANPQVRAAMAQTLAAIRDAQVVLHMIDASSVGIDGSDGAIGEVDRQLCQYARLKRGYVILANKMDLHGAALGLERIKATFQGQTIIPISALKKQGFAEVRRFVAIHA
- a CDS encoding AAA family ATPase: MKERITQPSDPRQIFDLVEAGILTPTTALSRLSQWERAIVVPQIKEEPKQETLTEIMDELDQLIGLSQVKVLVREIKAFIEIQQRRELEGLVCKSLVLHMIFRGNPGTGKTTVARILGKMFREMNVLSKGHLVEVERADLVGEYIGHTAQRTREQVKKAMGGILFIDEAYSLARGGDKDFGKEAIDTLVKAMEDHKSELILILAGYRDEMDRFMRTNPGLRSRFPLHIQFPDYTPAELMEIAQLMLKEREYILSDSAKTRLWTFAEEINKQQTSGNARAVRNLIEGAIRRQAVRLVKQESITREDLMLITVEDLGEAVTQ
- a CDS encoding N-acetylmuramoyl-L-alanine amidase, translated to MRRRLLCLCIGALVLTGCQFVQNPGAVSVIGRIQDGVAGTALNGYLVIQDGQGQWLTEQSISEGYFRVTGLTPGIYRLRFIVDGYQEKTVEISLEQNTYLDPIQLTPTTPSKPDPSSPSLTIVLDPGHGGTDPGAVAWDGPRMVRESDINLAISEILASQLRSAGHHVVMTRTSTNNIERTLSERAAMADWNKADLFISIHADASPTNPSARGSNSYVYWGAPQRTTRLAYLLQIHQEQTTGRSPNALGRVIQRGFTVTHQSRPAVLVETGFMTNTQELTLLQTHSFQEKIAQGLFQGIIAWAREQGLIF
- the speE gene encoding polyamine aminopropyltransferase, with protein sequence MTQLWFTEKQTADLKLSLRVKETIYREKSPFQQIDVVDTYQFGRVLLLDGIVQTTTVDEFVYHEMISHVALNSHANPQSVAVVGGGDGGTVREVLKHESVQQVRLIEIDGAVVEASKRFLPEISCGLDDPRAKVRIEDGIKHMAQAKEEYDVVIVDSTDPVGAAVGLFSQEFYRSVHNALKSDGILVTLAESPWTEPEAIRRVQGALRGVFPIVKLYLCNVPTYPNGLWSFSIASKVYDPTRPIRQELPFATRYYTPAIHEAAFTLPPFVQEIIAGIGK